AGGCGATCGGCGTCGTCGGCCGCAACGGGCAGGGCAAGTCGACACTGCTCAAACTCGTCGCGGGAGTGCTGCTGCCCGATGAGGGGTCGGTGACCGTGCACGGCGGGGTCGCCCCCCTGATCGAGATCACGGGCGGCTTCGTCGGCGACCTCACCGTGCGCGACAACGTCAACCTCGCCGCGGGCCTGCACGGTCTCAGCCGTCGCGAGATCGCCGACCGATTCGACGACATCATCGAGTTCGCCGGTGCCGAGGAGGTGATCGACACTCCCTTCAAGCACCTCTCCAGCGGCATGAAGGTGCGCGTCGCCTTCTCGGTCGTCTCGCAGCTCGACGAGCCCGTGCTGCTCGTCGACGAGGTGCTCGCCGTGGGCGACAAGGCGTTCCGGGCAAAGTGCTACCGCCGCATCGAAGAGCTGCTGGCCCAGGGTAAGACCC
This DNA window, taken from Leucobacter tenebrionis, encodes the following:
- a CDS encoding ABC transporter ATP-binding protein, which codes for MSDAIISVQGLGIRFRRNRGSRRSFKDLFAGRRRRGRPGEFWALREVSFDVRPGEAIGVVGRNGQGKSTLLKLVAGVLLPDEGSVTVHGGVAPLIEITGGFVGDLTVRDNVNLAAGLHGLSRREIADRFDDIIEFAGAEEVIDTPFKHLSSGMKVRVAFSVVSQLDEPVLLVDEVLAVGDKAFRAKCYRRIEELLAQGKTLFLVSHREGDLRRFCTRGLYLNKGRLALDGPIEDVLDRYNTDHPA